Genomic DNA from Carnobacteriaceae bacterium zg-C25:
TCACTTGATGCTGCTTATCCCAAATAATCGCTCCGTTCATTGCAATTTTATAAATGGGTGCGTTAAAAAAATTAATGCCGACTTGATGATTTTTATGTAAATGTCGACCCGTTGCAATCACAAATTCTTTACCGTCATTAATCACTTCAAAAACGGTTTCTTTTGCATACTTTGTTGATATATGTAAGTGATTTAAATAAGTTCCATCCAAATCACTAATAAATAATTTAATCATTTTTCCACCTCTATTCGTTATTATACCATGCTCTATATAAAAAGGTAGTGACCTAACTGTCGTTAAGTCACTACCTATCATTTAGTACACTTTATCGATTAGAAAGTAAAACAATTGATTTTCTCACTAATTTGCTAACGCTTTTGCAATTTCAACACCATATTGAATAACGGCATTTTTTTGATGACCTGCACCAAAATAATTAAATACCGACACAACAATGGCACGACCGTTACGTTCAATTACCGCAATATCATTGTCGGTTCCCGTACCAATACCACCACCTGGTTTATCCCAAGTTTTTGTATAGCCACGAATATTTGCCGTCAACCATTCTGCATAGTAATTTCGACTTAAACGATCTAGCATAGCTGCATCATACCAGCCAAACACGAGTTGTCCGTTATAAATATTTTTGATTAAATCACTTGCTTCTTGTGCAGAAACGTAATTATCTAACCCTTGATTAATGGCTGCACGGTCCCACATATAACGTGTTAATACCGTTTTCGTATACCCTAAACGTCTAATTTCATCATTAGTTGCTTGAATACCACCTAAATGACGAATTAAAATATTCGTTGCGGCATTATCACTTTTCTCCATCATGAAACGAATGTATTGGTCCATATTAAAGGATACACCGATATTTTGCTCCGTAATTGAAGAACCTGTCACAATATCACTTGATTGAACAGTGTATCGCCATGAAAAATCAAATTCTCCACGTGCTGCTTTATTAAATACAGACGCCATAACAAAGATTTTAATTGTTGAGGCAGCTGGATTAGTGCTATTTTGATTAATTGCAAAGTTTTCAATACCATCTGGCACCGTTACATAAGCTGAACGTCTACCACCGACACTATCAAATAAACGATGATACGTCGCTTTTAAATTTGCAATATCTTGCGCAACTTTTGCACGTTGTGGTGGTAAATTCAATGTGATATCTTTTTTGCTCACTAAAATTTCTTGTCCAGAATTTAACGTAATGTATGTATCAATCAAATAACGACCTGGAACATAACCATAATTGGCAAATCGAATAACACTCTTATATGTGCCATCTTTTTGTTTAAACAAGCGATTTTCGACAATATCATCTTGCCCATTTTTCTCGCTCCAAACATATGATTTAACCGATTTAATATTATTGACTAGATTTGGTTTTAACGTAATCGTAAAGGCGTAATTTTTTGTATTGATATCAGATACAATAACGAATCCTTCAGCAGGCCACTCGACTGCATTATGTTTTACAGTGTACTTAATCCCCTCAAATGTGACGTCACCATTAAATGTCCAATCAAGATTTCCTTTATGGACATAAAATAATCGACCTTGATATAATACGACACCACTATACGCTTTATCGACAACACCCTTTTTAACGTATCTCCAGTTGACATCTTCTTGTGCTAAACCAGTATAACCCCAATTTAATAAACCATTTTCAACGTAAAAGAGGTTTCCTAAATAGTTCGTTAAACCAGTGAAATTTCTATCCAAGCGTGCTGAAACAACGTGGTACCAGACACCTTCATGATTGACTAACCCCGTATATGACCAATCAATTTTACCTTTTTGAACATAGAACCAGTTATTTTGATAAAGAACCAATCGATTTTGATCTTCGGCAATAATACCCTTTTCAATTAAATACCATGTGCCATCCGTATGTTGATGTAAACCTTTATAGTTCCAGTCAACTTTTCCGTTTCTAACAAAAAAGAATAATCCATTAAATTTAAATAATCCAACAAAATTAGTATCTACACGACCATATTGAACAAAGTACCATTCTCCTTCGTGTTTGAACAAATTAGTAAATGTCCAATCAATTTTACCGTTTTGTACATAGAACAAATTATTTTGATAAGGCACTAATTTTGTTTGATCTGTAGCAATGATACCTTTTTCAATTAAATACCATGTGCCATCAGTATGTTGATGTAGACCTTTATAGTTCCAGTCAACTTTTCCGTTTCTAACAAAAAAGAATAATCCATTAAATTTGAACAATCCGACAAAATCAGTATTTACACGACCGTATTGAACAAAGTACCATTCTCCTTCGTGTTTGAACAAATTAGTAAACGTCCAATCAACTTTACCTTTTTGAACGTAAAACTTACTGTTGTAATAATCCACTAACAGTGTTTGTGAATAATTGGTCACACCTTTTTCGACATACACCCATGTTTTGTCAGTTCGTTGGGCTAACCCTGTATATCCCCAATTAATCACACCGTTTTGAACATAAAAGTCTGTACCTTTATGACTAACAACAGCGGTAAATTGCGGATCTATTTTTCCACCAACATGGTACTCCCATCTATTATTCACATAGACTAACTCTGCTTGCGTATTGTTTGCAGCATTTACAGTCGATGTTTGTCCCAATAATTCTGATGCAAGCGGTTGGTTAGCTAAACCAAACATCACTAAAAATCCGAATAACATCAGCATTGGCTTGACTATTTTTTTCATGATATTCCCTCCATAAATTATATTTTTTCATACTTATTATATATATATATTCAACAGTATTTCATAAAATAACAGAAAATCACTCATCACCTTTTACGCATCAAATACCGTCATTGGTAATTGGCGTTTGTGTTGTGTTTTTAAATACCAATTTTCAATAGTTTGAGCAGCAATTTCATCAATCACTTTACCTTCTAAATAATCATCAATCTGTGTGTACGTTACACCAAGCGCTACTTCATCGGGTTGTTGTGGTTTATCTTCTTCTAAATCGGCAATCGGTATTTTTGTATATAAACGCTCATCCGCATTTAAATACTGTAACAGTTGCTTACCTTGTCGTTTATTTAAACGCCAAATTGGCATGACATCTGCTGCACCATCGCCAAATTTCGTGTAAAATCCTGTAACGGCTTCTGCTGCATGATCGGTTCCAACAACAACACCTTGGTGTGCTCCAGCAATTGCATATTGCGCAATCATGCGTTCACGCGCTTTGATATTGCCTTTATTAAAATCACTAATCACAACACCTGCTTGTTGTAACGTTTTGACACTAGCATCTACTGCTTCTTTAATGTTGACTGTCAAAACATTATCTGCACCAATAAACGACAACGCTAATTGCGCATCAGTTTCATCTGCTTGTATGCCATACGGTAATCGAACGGCATAAAATTGATACGCCTTATCCCCTGTTTCACGTCTTATTTTATCAATCGCCATTTGGCATAATTTACCCGTTAAAGTGGAATCTTGCCCGCCACTAATACCAAGCACTAAACTTTTTAAAAATGAATGCTTTTTTAAATACTCCACTAAAAAATTAACCGATTTTTCAATTTCAAGCGATGCATCAATCGTTGGCAACACTTTTAACGCATCAATGATTTCTTTTTGTAATGTTCTCATAGACATCTCCTAATCATGAAGTTGCGCGACATGTTCAGCGACTTGCGCACGAATAGCAGCAATACTTTCCATTTTTTGATCATATAATTTTTGTGACAAGTCAACTGGATACGGTTCAGGATTTAAAATACGTTTGTATTCTTCCCATAACGCGCCTAAAGATTGTGACGCATACTCACGAATATCATGAATATTTGGTAAAGCATATACTAACTGACCTTTGACAAAAATATTTTCTAAAATGGGACGTGCTGTAAAACCTGTGATGGTTTTATTAATGTACGTATGCACTGGATGGAACATAAACAATTCGTCTAGTAAATCCGGACGTTCATCCCATAAAGCAACATAATCCCCTTCCGATTTACCATCACTATTTCGGGTAATACGCCACACTTGTTTACGACCAGGTGTAGATACTTTTTCCGCATTACTTGAAATTTTCATCGTATCTACCATATTTCCGTTTTCATCTTCAATACTCACCATTTTATAAACAATACCTAGCGCTGGTTGATCATATGCCGTAATTAATTTCGTCCCAACACCCCACGCATCAATTTTTGCTCCTTGCATTTTTAAGTTTAAAATTGTTTGTTCATCTAAATCATTGCTTGCAATAATTTTTGCATGTGGGAAACCTGCTGTATCCAATTGTTCACGTATTTTTTTAGAAATGTATGCCATATCCCCGCTATCAATACGGACACCGACAAAATTAATTTTATCGCCCATTTCTTTAGCGACACGAATCGCATTCGGTACACCCGATTTCAACGTGTCATAAGTATCCACTAAAAACACCACATCTTTATGTGTTTTTGCATACGCCATAAACGCATCATAATCGTTACGATACGCTTGTACTAGCGCATGGGCATGTGTTCCAGAAATTGGAATACCAAATACTTTTCCAGCACGCACATTGCTCGTATTGTTAAATCCACCAATATACGCGGCTCTTGCACCCCAAAGTGAAGCATCCATTTCTTGCGCACGACGCGTTCCAAATTCAGATAAATTATCGTTGCCACAAACTTGACGCACACGTGCTGCTTTTGTCGCAATTAACGTTTGAAAATTCAAAATATTTAATACCGCCGTCTCAATCAATTGGCACTGTGCTAACGGCCCTTCCACTTGAATTAACGGCTCATTAGCGAAAACCACTTCCCCTTCTTTAGGCGCGCGGACGGTACATTGAAATGACATATTTTTCAAATAGTCTAAAAATGCATCGGAATATGTTCCTAATGATTTTAAGTACGCTAAATCACTTTCTGAAAATTTTAAATTTTGAATGTAACTGACGACTTTTTCTAACCCGGCAAAAATGGCGTATCCATTTTGGAAAGGCGTTTTTCTGAAATACGCCTCAAATACGGCGTTTTTTTCTGAAATCCCCTCTAACCAATACGTTTGAATCATATTAATTTGGTATAAATCCGTATGAAGCACTAAACTATCGTCTGAAACCAGCATGTTTATTCTTCCTTCTCTTTCATTTTTTGTTGAATGTGTTGTAATAGCATTAAAGCCTCTAAAGGCGATGTTTGATTAATATCTATAGCTGAAATAAACATCATCATTTCCTCAAATGGATGGTGCTCACGACTTACCGTTTCTATTTCCTTAGCCGGTGCATGTAAATGAGTACCCGTTTCCAGCTGTTTTAAAATAACGGCAGCATCAGCAATTAACGCTTTCGGTAAACCAGCTAACTGCGCTACATGTAGCCCATAACTTTTATCGGCTGGCCCATCTTGAATTTTATGTAAGAAAATCAACTCGCCACGCTGTTCTACAGCACCAACATGAATGTTGTGCAATTCATCTAATTCTTTTTCTAACACCGTCAATTCATGATAGTGTGTTGAAAAAATGGACAACGCCTGAACTTTTTGATGCACGTATCGTAAAATCGCTTCCGCTAATGCCATCCCGTCATACGTTGCTGTTCCACGACCAATTTCATCAAACAATAACAAACTTTTTGCACTAGCTTGTTGCAGTGCAACATTTGTTTCCATCATTTCAACCATAAACGTACTTTGCCCCGATACTAAATCATCTGCCGCACCAATACGTGTAAAAATACGATCGAATATTGGCAATTCCGCTTCTTGAGCAGGTACAAAACACCCAATTTGTGCCATAATCGCAATTAATGCCACTTGACGCATATACGTACTTTTACCAGACATATTCGGACCAGTAATCAACAATAATCGTTGCTGTTGATCCAATACAATATCGTTAGGGACATACTTATCAATTCCAATAACTTTTTCAACAACTGGATGACGTCCACTAACAACTTTCATTTTTTGTTCGCTCTCATTTAAAGTCGGACGTACATAGTGATTTTCTTCACTCACCTGTGCAAAAGATTGCAAAACATCTAACGAAGCAATACTTTTTGCCAATTGCTGTAAAGATTGACTATGTGTTTTCACCACATCACGAACAGCAACAAACAATTCATACTCTAGCGATAACGATTTTTCTTGCGCTTCTAAAATGAGCCGTTCTTTTTCTTTCAATTCGGGCGTAATAAACCGTTCCGCATTGGCTAACGTTTGTTTTCGTTCATATCGTCCTTCTTCCAACGCATGCAACTGCCCCTTGGTGACTTCAATGTAATACCCAAATACGCGGTTAAAACCAATTTTTAACGTTTTAACACCCGTTTTTTCACGTTCACTCTGTTGTAATTGAGCAATCCACTGTTTACCATTCGTCATAGCGTCACGATACGCATCCAACAAAGCGTTATACCCATCTCGAATGATGCCACCCTCTTTAGAACTAATAGACGGTTCATCAACAATCGCTTGTTCGATGAGTGTCACTAACGGTTGTAAATCGGGTAAATGATTTAATAGACTATCCCATTCACCATTTGCATTCATCGAACGCAAATGTTTTTTAATAATAGGCACTTGCTCTAAAGATAATTTTAACTGAATTAACTCTCTTGGTGTCACGCTACCAAATGAAACCTTAGCCACTAACCGTTCCAAATCGTATACTTTTTTCAACACATCAATTAAATCTAAACGTTCAAAAAAGTGATTCAATAAATTATCGACTTGGTTATAACGTTGTGTAATGGCTAGCGGATCAATCAGTGGCTTATCTAACCATGAGCGTAACATACGCCCACCCATAGCCGTTTTCGTTTGATCAAGCAACCATAGCAAACTCCATTTTTTCCCGTTTTGTCGATGCGATTGTGTAATTTCTAAATTATTTTTTGCATTCGTATCCATTTTCAAAAAATGATCACTTACATAGCTTTGAGCATCTTGAATATGCACCAAACTACGCATTTGTGTTTTTGAAATATAACTCAATAACAACGCGACAACCTGTTGTTGCATGGTTGAATCTAAAAAGGCAAAATGCGTATTATCAAGTGCTTCATCAATCGTTGCATGTGAAAAAATAAAGGTATGTCGTTTGCTTAATTTGTCTAAATCGTTTTGCGAAAGTGTGTCGTCATACACTAATTCCGCCACATTCAAACTGTCCAATTCAATCATGACTTCATTAAGACTTGGTAACGACGTCACGTGCAAACTCCCCGTTCCAATATCGCTATACGACAGATGAAAGGCATTTTCAAAACGTAACGCCACTAAATAATAGTTGTTTTTTTCATCTCGCACTTTAGGATCCATAAACGTTCCAGGTGTAATCACTTGCACGACTTCACGCTTGACCATCCCTTTTGCCATTTTTGCATCTTCGACTTGTTCACAAATAGCTACTTTATAACCTTTGTCCACTAACGTTTGAATATATTCAGTTGCAGAATGATGAGGTACACCACACATTTTTACTGGATTAGCCGCATTTTTATTTCGTGCAGTTAGTGCAATTTCTAATTCGTGTGAGGCTATTATCGCATCTTCATGGAACAATTCATAAAAATCGCCTAAACGATAAAATAATAAGCAGTCTTTATAATTTTCCTTAATGGCTAAATACTGTGCCATCATCGGCGTTACTTGTTCAACACTCATACTTATCCTTCCAATGCTAATGTCGTTAATTCAGAAATAATAACATCCACTTCTTGTCTATCTTTGGCGTTTGCACCACTAGCTAGAGGGTGTCCACCACCGTCATGTTGCGCAGCAATACCGTTAACAATCGGCCCTTTTGAACGCAAGTTCACACGATAAGTCCCATCTTCTTTTTCGACAAAGATCACCCACACTTTTACCCCGGCAATACTTCCTGGCAATGATACGACACTTTCCGTTTGATCATTCGTCACACCAAATTGTTTCAAAATATCTTGTGTCAAAATAACAGTTGCCAATGCGCCGTTTGCCTCGATGTTGAGGTGTTGTAAAACATACCCATTTAATCGTGCTTGTTCCAACGTTTTTTCCATCATCATATTATGAATCGCAACATTATCAAATGAGACCGTCTCTCTCAAACGAGAAACAAGTGACATTGTTTTTGGCGTGGCGTTATTGTATAGGAAGCGATTTGTATCACCAATAATACCAGCATATAATAATCGCGCACTTTCACAAGAGATAGTTAATTCGCTTTCAAAAGCAAACTCACACATGATTTCGCTCACACTACTTGCTGTAGTATCAACGTACAACAATTCACTGTATGGTTCAACATTGGGATGATGATCAATTTTAATGAGTTCTTTACCGTTTACATAACGTGCATCATCAATGCGTGCAGTATTGGCGGTATCAACTACAATAACTAAGGCATCGTTATACACCACATCATCAATCACATCCATTTGTCCAATCCATGACAAACCGTCTAATTGTTCGCCAACGCAATACACGCGTTTTGAAAAATTGTCTTTAATGAGTTGAGCTAACCCTAATTGACTCCCGTACGCATCTGGATCGGGATGAACGTGTCGATGAATGATAATGGTGTCATACGCTTTAATTTTTTCGATAATGGTTTTAAATGAAATCATGAATTTATCCTTTCAAAATGGTTTGATAAGCTAGCGTTGCTTTTGCAACGAGTCGTTGGGCAACACTCACGCACACCTCAACTTTTAACGAACGACGTGTTGCATCTAAAATCGAGCAATCAATCGTTAAGTGATTTTCGTTTTGAATCACTTTAAAATAATTTAAATGTAACTGTTCCAAAATCGCACCTTGTTGAACGTGATGGTAAATCAGTTGTTGCGCCGTTTCGGTAACTAATTCACATAATACGCCATAAGAAATTGTTCCCACACTATTTAACATTTGTGGTTCAACAACGATTTGATATTGCATGGTGTCATTATGATCGTCTACTGAAACACTTTCTAAAGATGAAATGACTTGGTCTTTAATGGTATTGCCCATTTGTGGCTGACGTTGCAACACTTGTATGGCTTTCATAACATCACGTCGTGAAACAATCCCAACTAATTGCATGTTATCTTCTACAACGGGTAGCACATCTAATCCGTCCCATATCATCATATGCGAAACACTTGCCACACTCATGTGCAATTTTGCGACGACGGCATTTTTAGTCATCACTTTTTCGATAACGACATCGTCGTTACGCTTCATAACATCTTTAGCGGTCACAATACCGATTAGTCGATTTTGTCCATTGACAACAGGAAATCGCGAATGCTCTGTGTTTTGCGACAATTCACGATAAGTGCCTACTGTATCATCCGCTTTTAAATAAGCCGTTTTTTCAATAGGGGTATAAATATTGTCAATTAATACAATTTCTTTTTTAATGAGTTGATCACTCATTGCACGGTTAATCATCGTTGCAACTGTAAAACTATCATATGATGTACTCATCAATGGCAATCCCACTTCATTTGCTAAGTCGATAATTTCGTTTGTTGTTCCGAATCCACCCGTAATCAATACTGCAGCGCCACTTTC
This window encodes:
- a CDS encoding serine hydrolase; this translates as MKKIVKPMLMLFGFLVMFGLANQPLASELLGQTSTVNAANNTQAELVYVNNRWEYHVGGKIDPQFTAVVSHKGTDFYVQNGVINWGYTGLAQRTDKTWVYVEKGVTNYSQTLLVDYYNSKFYVQKGKVDWTFTNLFKHEGEWYFVQYGRVNTDFVGLFKFNGLFFFVRNGKVDWNYKGLHQHTDGTWYLIEKGIIATDQTKLVPYQNNLFYVQNGKIDWTFTNLFKHEGEWYFVQYGRVDTNFVGLFKFNGLFFFVRNGKVDWNYKGLHQHTDGTWYLIEKGIIAEDQNRLVLYQNNWFYVQKGKIDWSYTGLVNHEGVWYHVVSARLDRNFTGLTNYLGNLFYVENGLLNWGYTGLAQEDVNWRYVKKGVVDKAYSGVVLYQGRLFYVHKGNLDWTFNGDVTFEGIKYTVKHNAVEWPAEGFVIVSDINTKNYAFTITLKPNLVNNIKSVKSYVWSEKNGQDDIVENRLFKQKDGTYKSVIRFANYGYVPGRYLIDTYITLNSGQEILVSKKDITLNLPPQRAKVAQDIANLKATYHRLFDSVGGRRSAYVTVPDGIENFAINQNSTNPAASTIKIFVMASVFNKAARGEFDFSWRYTVQSSDIVTGSSITEQNIGVSFNMDQYIRFMMEKSDNAATNILIRHLGGIQATNDEIRRLGYTKTVLTRYMWDRAAINQGLDNYVSAQEASDLIKNIYNGQLVFGWYDAAMLDRLSRNYYAEWLTANIRGYTKTWDKPGGGIGTGTDNDIAVIERNGRAIVVSVFNYFGAGHQKNAVIQYGVEIAKALAN
- the nadE gene encoding ammonia-dependent NAD(+) synthetase, whose product is MRTLQKEIIDALKVLPTIDASLEIEKSVNFLVEYLKKHSFLKSLVLGISGGQDSTLTGKLCQMAIDKIRRETGDKAYQFYAVRLPYGIQADETDAQLALSFIGADNVLTVNIKEAVDASVKTLQQAGVVISDFNKGNIKARERMIAQYAIAGAHQGVVVGTDHAAEAVTGFYTKFGDGAADVMPIWRLNKRQGKQLLQYLNADERLYTKIPIADLEEDKPQQPDEVALGVTYTQIDDYLEGKVIDEIAAQTIENWYLKTQHKRQLPMTVFDA
- a CDS encoding nicotinate phosphoribosyltransferase, producing the protein MLVSDDSLVLHTDLYQINMIQTYWLEGISEKNAVFEAYFRKTPFQNGYAIFAGLEKVVSYIQNLKFSESDLAYLKSLGTYSDAFLDYLKNMSFQCTVRAPKEGEVVFANEPLIQVEGPLAQCQLIETAVLNILNFQTLIATKAARVRQVCGNDNLSEFGTRRAQEMDASLWGARAAYIGGFNNTSNVRAGKVFGIPISGTHAHALVQAYRNDYDAFMAYAKTHKDVVFLVDTYDTLKSGVPNAIRVAKEMGDKINFVGVRIDSGDMAYISKKIREQLDTAGFPHAKIIASNDLDEQTILNLKMQGAKIDAWGVGTKLITAYDQPALGIVYKMVSIEDENGNMVDTMKISSNAEKVSTPGRKQVWRITRNSDGKSEGDYVALWDERPDLLDELFMFHPVHTYINKTITGFTARPILENIFVKGQLVYALPNIHDIREYASQSLGALWEEYKRILNPEPYPVDLSQKLYDQKMESIAAIRAQVAEHVAQLHD
- the mutS gene encoding DNA mismatch repair protein MutS — its product is MSVEQVTPMMAQYLAIKENYKDCLLFYRLGDFYELFHEDAIIASHELEIALTARNKNAANPVKMCGVPHHSATEYIQTLVDKGYKVAICEQVEDAKMAKGMVKREVVQVITPGTFMDPKVRDEKNNYYLVALRFENAFHLSYSDIGTGSLHVTSLPSLNEVMIELDSLNVAELVYDDTLSQNDLDKLSKRHTFIFSHATIDEALDNTHFAFLDSTMQQQVVALLLSYISKTQMRSLVHIQDAQSYVSDHFLKMDTNAKNNLEITQSHRQNGKKWSLLWLLDQTKTAMGGRMLRSWLDKPLIDPLAITQRYNQVDNLLNHFFERLDLIDVLKKVYDLERLVAKVSFGSVTPRELIQLKLSLEQVPIIKKHLRSMNANGEWDSLLNHLPDLQPLVTLIEQAIVDEPSISSKEGGIIRDGYNALLDAYRDAMTNGKQWIAQLQQSEREKTGVKTLKIGFNRVFGYYIEVTKGQLHALEEGRYERKQTLANAERFITPELKEKERLILEAQEKSLSLEYELFVAVRDVVKTHSQSLQQLAKSIASLDVLQSFAQVSEENHYVRPTLNESEQKMKVVSGRHPVVEKVIGIDKYVPNDIVLDQQQRLLLITGPNMSGKSTYMRQVALIAIMAQIGCFVPAQEAELPIFDRIFTRIGAADDLVSGQSTFMVEMMETNVALQQASAKSLLLFDEIGRGTATYDGMALAEAILRYVHQKVQALSIFSTHYHELTVLEKELDELHNIHVGAVEQRGELIFLHKIQDGPADKSYGLHVAQLAGLPKALIADAAVILKQLETGTHLHAPAKEIETVSREHHPFEEMMMFISAIDINQTSPLEALMLLQHIQQKMKEKEE
- a CDS encoding bifunctional oligoribonuclease/PAP phosphatase NrnA, whose product is MISFKTIIEKIKAYDTIIIHRHVHPDPDAYGSQLGLAQLIKDNFSKRVYCVGEQLDGLSWIGQMDVIDDVVYNDALVIVVDTANTARIDDARYVNGKELIKIDHHPNVEPYSELLYVDTTASSVSEIMCEFAFESELTISCESARLLYAGIIGDTNRFLYNNATPKTMSLVSRLRETVSFDNVAIHNMMMEKTLEQARLNGYVLQHLNIEANGALATVILTQDILKQFGVTNDQTESVVSLPGSIAGVKVWVIFVEKEDGTYRVNLRSKGPIVNGIAAQHDGGGHPLASGANAKDRQEVDVIISELTTLALEG
- a CDS encoding CBS domain-containing protein; protein product: MATKHETIIQYIDSLMPGEKVSVRSIAKNMKMSEGTAYRAIKEAQSLGLVSTIERVGTVRIEKKAKRHFESLTFQAVESIIDGKVLGGFQGLNGTLKKFVIGAMQEDAMLRYITPHSLMIVGNRTSVQRLALESGAAVLITGGFGTTNEIIDLANEVGLPLMSTSYDSFTVATMINRAMSDQLIKKEIVLIDNIYTPIEKTAYLKADDTVGTYRELSQNTEHSRFPVVNGQNRLIGIVTAKDVMKRNDDVVIEKVMTKNAVVAKLHMSVASVSHMMIWDGLDVLPVVEDNMQLVGIVSRRDVMKAIQVLQRQPQMGNTIKDQVISSLESVSVDDHNDTMQYQIVVEPQMLNSVGTISYGVLCELVTETAQQLIYHHVQQGAILEQLHLNYFKVIQNENHLTIDCSILDATRRSLKVEVCVSVAQRLVAKATLAYQTILKG